Proteins from one Rhinopithecus roxellana isolate Shanxi Qingling chromosome 20, ASM756505v1, whole genome shotgun sequence genomic window:
- the EMC8 gene encoding ER membrane protein complex subunit 8 isoform X1 — MPGVKLTTQAYCKMVLHGAKYPHCAVNGLLVAEKQKPRKEHLPLGGPGAHHTLFVDCIPLFHGTLALAPMLEVALTLIDSWCKDHSYVIAGYYQANERVKDASPNQVAEKVASRIAEGFSDTALIMVDNTKFTMDCVAPTIHVYEHHENRWRCRDPHHDYCEDWPEAQRISASLLDSRSYETLVDFDNHLDDIRNDWTNPEINKAVLHLC; from the exons ATGCCCGGGGTGAAGCTGACCACCCAGGCCTACTGCAAGATGGTGCTGCACGGCGCCAAGTACCCGCACTGCGCCGTCAACGGGCTCCTGGTGGCCGAGAAGCAGAAGCCGCGTAAGGAGCACCTCCCCCTGGGCGGCCCGGGCGCCCACCACACCCTCTTCGTGGACTGCATCCCCCTCTTCCACGGCACCCTGGCCCTCGCCCCCATGCTGGAGGTGGCCCTCACCCTG ATTGATTCATGGTGCAAAGATCATAGCTACGTGATTGCTGGTTATTATCAAGCTAATGAGCGAGTGAAGGATGCCAG TCCAAACCAGGTTGCAGAGAAGGTGGCCTCCAGAATCGCCGAGGGCTTCAGCGACACTGCACTCATTATG GTAGACAACACCAAGTTTACGATGGACTGCGTAGCGCCTACGATCCACGTGTACGAGCACCATGAGAACAGATGGCGGTGCAGAGACCCACACCA TGACTACTGTGAAGACTGGCCGGAGGCACAGAGAATCTCAGCCTCGCTCCTGGACAGCCGGTCCTACGAGACGCTTGTGGATTTCGATAACCACCTGGATGACATTCGGAATGACTGGACAAACCCAGAGATCAATAAAGCTGTCCTGCACCTGTGCTAG
- the LOC104656020 gene encoding cytochrome c oxidase subunit 4 isoform 1, mitochondrial, with translation MARPRAGGGPLRLGPVRASAPRKATRASGKPQPQTPLALLARRRRKAASPTPAGKQPGPAFYDVLSATLFRSTVTSARPGAGGVFLDPVVLRGAALLSSRRGTPGVEGGRGGSGGSMLATRVFSLVGKRAISTSVCVRAHESVVKREDFSLPAYVDRRDYPLPDVAHVKHLSASQKALKEKEKASWSSLSMDEKVELYRIKFKETFAEMNRGSNEWKTVVGTAMFFIGFTALVIMWQKLYVYGPLPQTFDKEWVAMQTKRMLDMKVNPIQGLASKWDYEKNEWKK, from the exons ATGGCGCGGCCGCGGGCTGGTGGGGGGCCCCTCAGGCTCGGCCCCGTTCGGGCCTCGGCTCCTCGAAAAGCGACTCGCGCCTCTGGGAAGCCGCAGCCCCAGACCCCACTCGCGCTTCTCGCCCGGCGCCGCCGGAAAGCGGCCTCTCCAACGCCTGCCGGAAAGCAGCCCGGCCCGGCATTTTACGACGTTCTCAGCGCTACCCTTTTCCGCTCCACGGTGACCTCCGCGCGGCCGGGTGCAGGCGGAGTCTTCCTCGATCCCGTGGTGCTCCGCGGCGCGGCCTTGCTCTCTTCCCGTCGCGGGACACCGGGCGTAGAGGGCGGTCGCGGCGGCAGTGGCGGCAG CATGTTGGCTACCAGGGTATTTAGCCTCGTTGGCAAGCGAGCAATTTCCACCTCTGTGTGTGTACGAGCACATG AAAGTGTTGTGAAGAGGGAAGACTTTTCGCTCCCAGCTTACGTGGATCGGCGTGACTATCCCTTGCCGGATGTGGCCCATGTCAAGCACCTGTCCGCCAGCCAGAAGGCcttgaaggagaaggagaaggcatCCTGGAGCAGCCTCTCCATGGATGAGAAAGTCGAGT TGTATCGCATTAAGTTCAAGGAGACGTTTGCTGAAATGAACAGGGGCTCGAATGAGTGGAAGACGGTTGTGGGCACTGCCATGTTCTTCATCGGCTTCACCGCGCTCGTTATCATGTGGCAGAAGCTCTATG TGTACGGCCCCCTCCCGCAAACCTTTGACAAAGAGTGGGTGGCCATGCAGACCAAGAGGATGCTGGACATGAAGGTGAACCCCATCCAGGGCTTAGCCTCCAAGTGGGACTACGAAAAGAACGAGTGGAAGAAGTGA
- the EMC8 gene encoding ER membrane protein complex subunit 8 isoform X2 has product MPGVKLTTQAYCKMVLHGAKYPHCAVNGLLVAEKQKPRKEHLPLGGPGAHHTLFVDCIPLFHGTLALAPMLEVALTLIDSWCKDHSYVIAGYYQANERVKDASPNQVAEKVASRIAEGFSDTALIM; this is encoded by the exons ATGCCCGGGGTGAAGCTGACCACCCAGGCCTACTGCAAGATGGTGCTGCACGGCGCCAAGTACCCGCACTGCGCCGTCAACGGGCTCCTGGTGGCCGAGAAGCAGAAGCCGCGTAAGGAGCACCTCCCCCTGGGCGGCCCGGGCGCCCACCACACCCTCTTCGTGGACTGCATCCCCCTCTTCCACGGCACCCTGGCCCTCGCCCCCATGCTGGAGGTGGCCCTCACCCTG ATTGATTCATGGTGCAAAGATCATAGCTACGTGATTGCTGGTTATTATCAAGCTAATGAGCGAGTGAAGGATGCCAG TCCAAACCAGGTTGCAGAGAAGGTGGCCTCCAGAATCGCCGAGGGCTTCAGCGACACTGCACTCATTATG TGA